AAACATACCTTTGAGAATGTGCAAAATTTAGGTTCCGCCAAGACCGATATTCACCGAACGAAAGAAAGCGGTGCCGATAACGATAAACAAACGCGAGGATCTGGCAGACGAGCGAACGCGAGAACGAAAGTGAGAGTAAGAGCGAGAGCGAAAGCGTGAGCGAGAGACAAAACGAAGACGGTTGATTTTGGTAGCCGCATCCCGAAGAAAGCGCACTGTCTGCATACTTGCGCTATACATCCACGATGTATCCGCGACTCCACGATAATCGTTAGATCAGTGGTACTCAGGCTTTTTCTCTTTCGCCGACCCTTGGCATCTCTCGTTCGAATCTAGGTCGAAGGTAGCAAAACACACATGAAAAATTCCTTCACGCGTTCTTTGATCAATAAAATGATGTAACTTCATTGGCTGTAGAAAGAACTCGAGACGTAGATGCTGCAATCTTCGTTTAACGTTTCTCGTCGCCGAGAGCGAGTCCCAAGTCCTAAGTGTCCGCACCTATAGAGAAAGTCATATATCATCGGGAAGAAGCGGAAAGGGAAAGTTTTCCGAAAACGATACGAAGGAGCATGAGATCTTTCGAAATATTTGGGTAATCGAGTGGTGATTTTGTCGGATCGCAGTCGCATGGATGATCGTCGCCTTCTAACGTGGCCGATGCTTTTGACGAGTCGAATCCTCTCGGCTTTCTCCGTGGCGAAGGTCGCGAGAAGGCCGATTTCTCGGTACTTTTTCCACGTAAAAATCAATGTTCCTCGATATGAGCGATACTCGCGGAGAACAATTAAATTCTTCGCGTATAATCGGAACGTATTTTCTGTTTTACTAGATTCCATTATATCATCTTTCGTTGGTTTCACGGTACGTCATCTTTTGCCGGTAAGAACCAACGGAAGGTAATTACCCTAATTAGCCGGCAATACCTCGTTTCAACGATTCAACGATTTGACCGTTGTAACACGGCGAACGTGAGACGGTAAAGTTCCCTCTGAAAATCACAGACAATCTTCGAATTGTGAAACACGATTCGAACGTTGTCGCAACTCGGCGAGAAAATTGTTATCGATCGAGAAACCACGGAGCCTATGCTTCCGTAGATCACCAAAACAGTTTCCCTAGTTCCGCTTGACGCCTAACCTATGTTACGttttaaacatttgtcatttcTAAAGAGACTCACTCGGTAAGACATCTCGAAAATCTTCTTTACGACATTCGATTAACGCTCCAACTTGCCACAGCGTTTCCGAATTCTATCGAATTAGACGATAGTCACACCGGAGCTAGAGACGAATACACCTTCGCGTACCGATTTTAGAAAAAGGTTCGAACCGGCTGTTCGACGCGACCTCGTCGTCGATCCGCCTCCGGCTGACATTGCGAAGTAGAAACCACGAGGAACAATTTGCGCGCGCGCGTGCACACAAAGACCCGCGCGCATCGGGTTTCACGACTCGTAAGGCAATCGATGTCCTCGTAACCCAGACCTATCGGACGTAACTGCCAGTTTTCACTAGCAGATCTCTCGCAACTCGAACCACCTCCAAACGCTCTTCAACTCTCCGCTCTTGTCCCTTCTCGTTAGCATGATTAACGTCCGATAGCGctacaataattttttttctataGCTTGTCTAGATAATCTTCGAAACGTCGTAGCTCGCTTTCACCGCTTGTTTTCGAGGCGCCGATGATTTCCACTTAGGCGTGCAAACTAAAGCGTTCGGGCATTTTGAAAAGAAGGCTGCTCGGCTTAACGCAACAGGAAGTTGGAGGATTCGCTTTCGAGGATAATTCGGCGGTCTCCGTGCACTGTGCGTCGATCAGCTGTATCTTTAACGCGTAAGAAACGGTCGTTGGGTCGATCTCGGTCGGCGCAGCCTGTGTCTAGCGCGAGGCTTGTTACGAAATGCGGATAATGAACGAGCAACGTTCCGTCATCTTATTAAGCTGGCGCATCCAGTCGAAAAGTGGAGGCGCAGAAGCGAAACCACAGCATCTCAAGTGCACGTTACACTTGCTCAATCGCGCTGCCGCAAATGACCACTTTAGCCCCTACCAACTTTGCAAACTCTACAAACCGCTGTTTACAAACCTGACAAATTTCCCTATGATAATCGCGCTGCTGCGTTACCAACGTGAACCGCTGCTCGCAATTACCGCACGCCGCACACCCTGCAGGCTTCTCCGAGTTTCTCGAGCGAGACGAGTTTAGGATTGGACGAATCAGCTTCCGAACGTCAGCTGCGTTGCTCGCGTATCGCTCGTACCGTATATGGCGTCTGAACGATATTGCTAAATTATTTACACACATGCGGAGGATGTGTATGTAAACAGTCGACGCATCGTCATCGATTTTAATCGTTCGCGATAATACGATATTAAGTTTGCACGTTAAAAGAGAAAGGCCGATCAAATATCCCATTACCTTGCTAATAGGTATGACATAAAAGAATCATCAGGCGAGTGTGTACGAGTTTCGTGACGGGTGATGGCGGTCGTAATATCCTGAAATATTTTGCCTGGGAAACGTGATACCCAGATTGTCCGAATCCGGTAACGAGATCCATTAGCCGAATTCTCCATCATCttggatgaaaaaaaaaagagaatatcAGAAAAACTTTCTCCGATCGTCTTCTTGATCCTTTTATTTTCAATGTCAGCGGAACGGGACAAAAACTACCCGAGGATCGAGAAAATGATAGAAATTTCGCTGGACAGCGTTGTCAGATGTATTTATATCGGAGATATAAGAATACCGGGCAATCGCATCTGCATTTTCTGTATCGCTATCGCGCTCGCTATCGATCAGAGCTAGTCACGGAATAACGCGCCGCTCTGTTCTAATATAATCGCAATCTCATTTGTGCAACACGCTCTTCTTTTAATTTCTATATGAATATTTACAAATTGGAACGTTCCCACACATATCATTaccatatatttttcatttctttccacTCGGCCGCTCTAGCTTTAGCACGCGATGCTGTACAATTATGCGTttgatatacagggtgtctcagTGAATCTGTTACAAAGCGATATCTCTGTAAttattaataacacgaaaaaatgATGCAGAGACAAGTTGATTGGTTCTGTGGGACGCTTATTACGGTTTTTTTGTTCTTCTCGTATGTTTTGAGATTTCCTTACTTtcgtaatttctttttcttttgatcGAACCTTATACTTTTATTTCGATATCCTTTTAAAGCTTAAAAAACAAATTCACGGACTTTGTTAACCTAACGAACCGATCGTTTAACTCGCAGTTATTTCGATCGACGTACGTATTTCGAACGTACCAAAATCGTATTAATCTTCGAGTGGATTTATTCAAATGCCGGGGACATTATTCCCACACAGCAAACGAATTACAGAGAAATAATTATTGTTCGAAATATGTCAACGACTTAACGAAGCCAATGAATTTGCCTTTTTAAGATCTAAAAGGATATCGGACAAAAATcatcacaaaaaaaaaaaaaaaggatgagGAAGCGAATCAGACCaggaattaaataatttatccaCCTGTCGTTTCCTCTATTATTTTCCAATATATTGGTTATATTAATAACAATCTCCAAGACATCGTTTCGTAAGAAAATGACTGAAAAACCTCGTACAATACGGCCGGTTCAAAGTCGATCAACCACGTGTTTTAACGATTCGTAAACACGGTTGGCTCATCGTTTAGCGCGATTACTAATTTCGCGTTATGCGACTAATCGTCGGTACAGTCTGTTGTCTCGACTCATCGTTTAGCGAACTTTCAGCGCAATTCCTAACACGTCGTTGAGTCCCCTCCATGTTGTTCCCACGCGGATTGTATTTTAATGAATAGGACGCGGACAAGGCACTGTTTGTACGCGCTACGTCTCCACGCGTACGTACACACCGCGTTCCACCAATGCGGCAGCCGAGTGGATTGCTCGACGGTCGATGaaaattgaaatagaaaatCTGATTTCATCGACGAAAATGGAAGGAAGAAACGGCGCGCGTATCGCATTAACGCGACGCCGTACGACGACCACGCGGACTGTGCAGAAGCATCAGCGGCGTGTTCTATCCTGGAGGCTAGCGCGACTTTCACCTTTCACCTCGGCGAAGCACGACGACTCGCCGCGCGCCGGTTCGCTTCTCGAACCTTTGCCCGAACGAGAAACGGGAAACGACGAAGAAGGAACGGCGAGCAACGAACGGTGGACAACGTGCGGGTGTTTCTGAGGGAAGAACAGCGCGTCGTGATCGGAACACGTCCGCTATCAGCGTGACGAGCGCACGATCGATCGGCCGAGTATGCACGGCACCGTCACGATTCGGTTTCACCGTCGTGCCGCGACGAATCGAATCCGCATCCGAGAGATATCGATGGAAAGCATCCGGGGATGCAGCCGGGTATTCCTCTCGTAACTCGTGAAAAGCGACAGTGTTTCGAATTTTCCTAGCGAGTACGGACTTGTATTAGTACGATCGAGTCGATTCGAGTCACGAGGAGAAAACGAAACGTCCCGTTAATCTTAATGGTTTCGTTTCTTTCGAGATTTCCGGCATACGGAAGCTGTGAACGTCCTCTCTTCGTCACCTTGGCGATCGTAACACGTGCGCGTAATACGGTTCCTGATTTTCTCACGAAAACGTTCCTATCCGAACCGATTGTGCTTACTTTCTCTGCGTCGTTGAATACCGtccaaaataagaaaaaagagaaaacagaCCTTTTTCAAACGCCGAAATAGGCGAAGTTACGTAGAATCGTTTGACTGGGCAAAACACTGCGTCAGAGTATTGAGATATACCCGGAGGCGGATGGAATAAAGAAGCTTCTTCTCTTCGTATAAAAGCTTCTCCTTTGCGTGCAAACGACAGCGTATTAGCCACGGGTCGAGTCGTATTCGTGTTCCGACCGAATTTCTCGAATTACAGCACGGATAGGAGATTAGGAGATTGCCGGTTCCTCGTAATCTGATCTGACGAAACGTCGCAAGACCGGCACACGTACGTGGGAAGAGCAAAACAATGGTGGAAACGGCCTTTCTCGGGACCAGAAAACTGTTTAACGATTGTACCTTGCGAGATGCTCTCGTTAAGCTTTCTGTCGAAACGATGATTTATGTGGAAACGAGCCGAGATACCGTCGATACGACCAAACAGCATCAGACAAAATTATCGTTCACGTGACGTCGTATCTGCGAAAGTCCTAGGCTTCGCGCGATATTTCGCGATAAAATGTTACGTATTGTAAATTAGGGCGGCGCTCGTTAGCCTTTCGCGTCACAAAGGCAAGCGAACTGGATAACAACCGGTTGCACCCTCCATTGTCTTTACTCGTATGGCAGGAAACGAGTTAGCGGCCTTGAAACGTACACGCGAAAGACATAAGATTTCCTATCTTCGTTAACTTCTTTAACCGACttcgttcgatgtttcttcgATCGACGAATCGCTATCGACTATACTTGTTCCTACTGAAATATTTCCACGAACGATTTAGATAAGAATCGAGTCGTCAAAGAAATGGTTACAGGTTACAGGTAAAGAGGATGAAGAAGATCGCAGCGTTGCTGACCGTTGCTGGTCTCGTGGCCGTAGCCGTGTGCCAGGAATACATGCCAGGGGGACATGCGTTGTTCGTGAGAACGTCATCATCCGCAGTCGGTAAGAAAGATACAGATGGAATCGTCGAGTCTGCCTCGATTACGATCGAGATCGGGAGGGAAGAAAGCGATAACGTAGGATAACAAGTTTGCGAATGTTTTGATCAAAGTAATCGTTTAAAATCCATCAGCACACTCGAGAATCCAGCGAGCTGCCCCGGTATCGGCCGCAGACGTGATGGCGCAAAATATCCTAGAGTGGATTCAAGGGATCTACCGACAGGGCGCACGTAAACGTACGTTCTCCACAAGGAGCAGCTTACCCTCTTGAGAGGCAAACGCTAGAACACAAAGAATGCAATTTCCAAAGCAATGCGTCCTCCAGTAGTCTTTATCCTTTCACCGATCCTCTTTCGACCTCTTCAGTCTTCTGATACGCCAATCATGCTTTTTACCTCCGCGAGGAATCAACTCTACGATTTTGTTAATCGTCGACGATAATTAGGTCACTTTGTTACGGAAACCTGCGACATACGTATGCATGCGTAAAAGTAGAGAGACGCTGAAGACGTTAAAGCTGCGTTTAAGGGTGAACGAAAACGGTGCTGATATTTGGACGAGTCAGTGACCCGGAAGCTCTGAAGACATTTGCGAAACTTTCGACGATCGTAGTAAGATCGTTCGGAAGAATAACCGTCATTTTGAAAATGCAATTAACCACATTTTAACGTGGATCCGCACTAATGCACGCTTATTAGCCGTTTCACAGCATATTACCGATAGAATCACACGGCAAAACTCACATCTAATAGAGGCATTTCAATCgaattttcaatataacgagCAGCGTTGCGCTCGTAAGCACGTGTAACGACGCATCTAGAATTAGGGAATAGACGGGTGTTACGAGAGGCTAAACGCAGATATCGAGGAACTTTCATACAGCAACTCGTACCATTTGAACTTAAAGGTTGTCGTTGGGCGTCGAATCGCGAGGCTTTTCAAATGCTATGCGCGATGCACTGATGTGTCAAGAATTGTCACAGCCGAGATCGTTCGTTTTGCAGCTCGTCAGCAATCGGATCCTCCAGGATATCTACCGCCGTATAGCACACAAAGACCACCGGAGAAACCTCGACCTTTCCAAGCGCCCTCGACCAGCCAGCAACCAGCTTATACGACTCCTACTCAGAACCAGGCGACGAATTATCCTTACCAGAGACCGTCACCGAACGTCGGTTCATCATCCGGCCAGTCGACCGTACAACCATCGCAGTTCTCCACCCAAAGATCGACGTATCTTCCACCGAACAACCAATCACCCTACGTACCATCCTCTTACAATCCTCGTCCTACCACGACACCGTCCTATTCGAACACTGGCTCTTCCGCTTTCCCGCCGTATAGCTCCACTCCTCAACAACCCTCCGCTGGAATCTCGACCAGTTACGGTTACTCGACACCAGGTCTCACCACCAGTGCACCCGGTAGATTCTCCACGCCATCCGGTTTCTCCACTACTTATGGCTATTCGACTCAAAGGCCGAGTCCTACCTACGTGCCATCCGCGCAAGGATCAGCTTTTAACGATGGATATACCATAACCAACGGTTATCCGACCGCTGGCGCCGGGGCCAATTCCTACGATCAAAGTGGCGCGGCTGGATATCCTTCCTCGCCGAGTAGCTACCCTTCCTCTACTCCTGGTGGAGCGTTCCCTCCTCAAAATACCGGCAGTGCAACCGGCGGAACCAATGTCGTGAAACCCCCTGGAACCTCCTCGACCGGAGTTGCAACCGGCCCTGGCGGAGAAGGTGAGCTTCTTTTCTTCGGGTTAGCTTTGCCTGTTGCTTTCTCCTCTCGATGAAACTTCAGAGGCGAGAGCGAAACGTCGAGAGTCACGGAATAACGCGAGCGTAATCGAATTTCATTCGCTGTCGTAGAATCGATCGCTTCTGGAACAGCCGAGGGAAACGCGGAAGACGATGACTTGAAACACCCGCCGCATATTCACGCTCTCGATGTCGAGTGCAGCAAGACTATGATGACTATCAACATCGAGTTCAATCGCGTTTTTGACGGAGTCATTTATTCGAAGGTGAGCAACGTATGGCTAactgtaaactgtaaacaacgGGACGCCTGATATTCATCGTTATGTACGTTTGCAGGGATTCTTTACGAACCCAGATTGCAGGTACGTGGCACAGAATTCCGGACAAACTCGATATTCGTTCACGTTGAGTCTAAATTCCTGCGGCACCCAATTCATCAACGATTTCGCGGGACAAGCTGGCCAAGCATACTTGGAGAACGTACTCGTCTTACAGGTAGATCCGTTTCGTGCGACTACAAAACGACGCGAAGCTTCCTTATCATCGTTTCGATGACGTTCCTGTCACTTACGTTTCCTTCGatgtttctttcttcgttttgttCCGTTCAGAACGAACCAGGTATACAAGAAGTCTGGGACACGGTACGCAGAGTTCGTTGCCTCTGGGAAGGAAACATCAATAAAGCCCTGACGGTTAACTTCTCCGTGGACATGTTGAATCAAGAAATAGTAACATTCAGCGGTGACACAGCGAGCGCTAAGTTGGATATACAAGTGGGAAGGGGACCGTTCGCGCCTACTGCCGATGGCCTCGTTAAGATCGGAGAGACCATGACTTTGGTCGTTTCCGTAGAAGGAGATCCCGCCTTCGATCTTCAGGTACCGACCAGCTTTTGTAATGCGAACGAAAACGCTTTCTGTT
This portion of the Bombus affinis isolate iyBomAffi1 chromosome 1, iyBomAffi1.2, whole genome shotgun sequence genome encodes:
- the LOC126922231 gene encoding uncharacterized protein LOC126922231 isoform X1; this encodes MKMLPAIHSHLSHKRVHDANLPHESRGKIGFVFVSRQKDFAARLQVKRMKKIAALLTVAGLVAVAVCQEYMPGGHALFVRTSSSAVAHSRIQRAAPVSAADVMAQNILEWIQGIYRQGARKPRQQSDPPGYLPPYSTQRPPEKPRPFQAPSTSQQPAYTTPTQNQATNYPYQRPSPNVGSSSGQSTVQPSQFSTQRSTYLPPNNQSPYVPSSYNPRPTTTPSYSNTGSSAFPPYSSTPQQPSAGISTSYGYSTPGLTTSAPGRFSTPSGFSTTYGYSTQRPSPTYVPSAQGSAFNDGYTITNGYPTAGAGANSYDQSGAAGYPSSPSSYPSSTPGGAFPPQNTGSATGGTNVVKPPGTSSTGVATGPGGEESIASGTAEGNAEDDDLKHPPHIHALDVECSKTMMTINIEFNRVFDGVIYSKGFFTNPDCRYVAQNSGQTRYSFTLSLNSCGTQFINDFAGQAGQAYLENVLVLQNEPGIQEVWDTVRRVRCLWEGNINKALTVNFSVDMLNQEIVTFSGDTASAKLDIQVGRGPFAPTADGLVKIGETMTLVVSVEGDPAFDLQVRDCIARDESSTNTLQLTDEMGCILKPKLFGAFQKTNDTGNTGASIIAYAYFQAFKFPDVMDLLIECNVELCKTDCEPCSNTNQQIEPGRRRRSIMSTSTNATSNSSAVSLSDPIRVARGFKVIMVEDLSKASNQVLEQLEETVVEEVARSLNVCMTHSGFYTAISFFLTTILVTTTSAVTLYVKLQRVYGSKVVYS
- the LOC126922231 gene encoding uncharacterized protein LOC126922231 isoform X3, which translates into the protein MKKIAALLTVAGLVAVAVCQEYMPGGHALFVRTSSSAVAHSRIQRAAPVSAADVMAQNILEWIQGIYRQGARKPRQQSDPPGYLPPYSTQRPPEKPRPFQAPSTSQQPAYTTPTQNQATNYPYQRPSPNVGSSSGQSTVQPSQFSTQRSTYLPPNNQSPYVPSSYNPRPTTTPSYSNTGSSAFPPYSSTPQQPSAGISTSYGYSTPGLTTSAPGRFSTPSGFSTTYGYSTQRPSPTYVPSAQGSAFNDGYTITNGYPTAGAGANSYDQSGAAGYPSSPSSYPSSTPGGAFPPQNTGSATGGTNVVKPPGTSSTGVATGPGGEESIASGTAEGNAEDDDLKHPPHIHALDVECSKTMMTINIEFNRVFDGVIYSKGFFTNPDCRYVAQNSGQTRYSFTLSLNSCGTQFINDFAGQAGQAYLENVLVLQNEPGIQEVWDTVRRVRCLWEGNINKALTVNFSVDMLNQEIVTFSGDTASAKLDIQVGRGPFAPTADGLVKIGETMTLVVSVEGDPAFDLQVRDCIARDESSTNTLQLTDEMGCILKPKLFGAFQKTNDTGNTGASIIAYAYFQAFKFPDVMDLLIECNVELCKTDCEPCSNTNQQIEPGRRRRSIMSTSTNATSNSSAVSLSDPIRVARGFKVIMVEDLSKASNQVLEQLEETVVEEVARSLNVCMTHSGFYTAISFFLTTILVTTTSAVTLYVKLQRVYGSKVVYS
- the LOC126922231 gene encoding uncharacterized protein LOC126922231 isoform X2 encodes the protein MKMLPAIHSHLSHKRVHDANLPHESRGKIGFVFVSRQKDFAARLQVKRMKKIAALLTVAGLVAVAVCQEYMPGGHALFVRTSSSAVARQQSDPPGYLPPYSTQRPPEKPRPFQAPSTSQQPAYTTPTQNQATNYPYQRPSPNVGSSSGQSTVQPSQFSTQRSTYLPPNNQSPYVPSSYNPRPTTTPSYSNTGSSAFPPYSSTPQQPSAGISTSYGYSTPGLTTSAPGRFSTPSGFSTTYGYSTQRPSPTYVPSAQGSAFNDGYTITNGYPTAGAGANSYDQSGAAGYPSSPSSYPSSTPGGAFPPQNTGSATGGTNVVKPPGTSSTGVATGPGGEESIASGTAEGNAEDDDLKHPPHIHALDVECSKTMMTINIEFNRVFDGVIYSKGFFTNPDCRYVAQNSGQTRYSFTLSLNSCGTQFINDFAGQAGQAYLENVLVLQNEPGIQEVWDTVRRVRCLWEGNINKALTVNFSVDMLNQEIVTFSGDTASAKLDIQVGRGPFAPTADGLVKIGETMTLVVSVEGDPAFDLQVRDCIARDESSTNTLQLTDEMGCILKPKLFGAFQKTNDTGNTGASIIAYAYFQAFKFPDVMDLLIECNVELCKTDCEPCSNTNQQIEPGRRRRSIMSTSTNATSNSSAVSLSDPIRVARGFKVIMVEDLSKASNQVLEQLEETVVEEVARSLNVCMTHSGFYTAISFFLTTILVTTTSAVTLYVKLQRVYGSKVVYS